A region from the Serinibacter arcticus genome encodes:
- a CDS encoding ComEA family DNA-binding protein, whose protein sequence is MAAPQGTRRRRGDERARVMALTRAAYTVAEGGLPGTGEDEEEPIESERRTAGRPAPARHGTSRAMPPASRRRARRLSPRAALAAAVALALATAFLVVRAAVTTSSVVEVPPVAPSAAEPVVEVPADDGGDPSEEGAGAPPDASDPTAVPTDTAAPGGAPAPATTVVVHVSGHVLAPGVVTLAAGARVHEAVAATGGADGEADLDALNLARVLVDGEQVHVPAVGESAPPVVDAGGSGVTPGSPTTPGSVAGPTGRVNLNTATLAELDALPGIGPAIAQRVIDWREANDGFRDVAELDEVSGIGPSLMGSLRDLVTV, encoded by the coding sequence GCCCGGGTGATGGCGCTGACCCGGGCGGCGTACACGGTCGCGGAGGGTGGCCTGCCGGGCACCGGGGAGGACGAGGAGGAGCCGATCGAGAGCGAGAGGCGGACCGCGGGGAGGCCAGCGCCGGCTCGGCACGGCACCTCACGGGCGATGCCGCCGGCGTCCCGTCGTCGGGCGCGCCGGCTCTCGCCGCGGGCGGCGCTGGCGGCCGCTGTCGCGCTGGCGCTCGCGACGGCGTTCCTCGTGGTGCGCGCGGCCGTCACCACCTCGTCGGTGGTCGAGGTGCCGCCCGTGGCGCCCAGCGCGGCCGAGCCCGTCGTGGAGGTTCCGGCGGATGACGGCGGTGATCCCTCCGAGGAAGGTGCCGGGGCGCCCCCGGACGCCTCCGACCCCACCGCCGTCCCGACGGACACGGCGGCACCGGGCGGCGCCCCGGCTCCCGCGACGACCGTCGTCGTCCACGTCTCGGGCCACGTTCTCGCCCCCGGGGTGGTCACGCTCGCGGCCGGGGCCCGGGTCCACGAGGCGGTCGCGGCCACGGGCGGCGCCGACGGCGAGGCCGATCTCGACGCGCTCAACCTCGCCCGGGTGCTGGTGGACGGCGAGCAGGTGCACGTGCCGGCGGTGGGGGAGTCGGCACCCCCGGTGGTCGACGCGGGTGGGTCGGGCGTGACGCCGGGGTCCCCGACGACGCCCGGCTCGGTCGCGGGACCCACCGGTCGCGTGAACCTCAACACCGCCACGCTCGCCGAGCTCGACGCGCTCCCGGGAATCGGGCCGGCGATCGCGCAGCGCGTGATCGACTGGCGCGAGGCCAACGACGGCTTTCGCGACGTCGCGGAGCTCGACGAGGTCTCCGGCATCGGACCGAGCCTCATGGGCTCGCTCCGGGACCTGGTGACCGTGTGA